A genome region from Panicum virgatum strain AP13 chromosome 4K, P.virgatum_v5, whole genome shotgun sequence includes the following:
- the LOC120702745 gene encoding ribonucleoside-diphosphate reductase large subunit-like: MYVVKRDGRQEAVHFDKITARLKKLSYGLSQDHCDPVLVAQKVCLGVYKGVTTSQLDELAAETAAAMTASHPDYASLAARIAVSNLHKNTKKSFSETIKDMYMHFNERSGLMAPLVADDVYEIIMKNAARLDSEIIYDRDFDYDYFGFKTLERSYLLKLAGKVVERPQHMLMRVSVGIHKEDIESAIKTYHLMSQRWFTHASPTLFNAGTPRPQLSSCFLICMKDDSIEGIYDTLKECAVISKSAGGIGVSVHNIRATGSYIRGTNGTSNGIVPMLRVFNDTARYVDQGGGKRKGAFAVYLEPWHADIFEFLDLRKNHGKEEHRARDLFYALWVPDLFMQRVQNNGEWSLFCPNEAPGLADCWGDEFENLYKKYEREGKAKKVVPAQTLWFDILKAQIETGTPYMLYKDTCNRKSNQQNLGTIKSSNLCTEIIEYTSPSETAVCNLASIALPPFVREKGVPLESHPSKLVGSTDSKNRYFDFDKLAEVTSTVTYNLNKIIDINYYPVETAKRSNMRHRPIGIGVQGLADTFILLGMPFDSPEAQQLNKDIFETIYYHALKASAELAAKEGPYETYEGSPVSKGILQPDMWNVVPSNRWDWPSLRRTISKVGIRNSLLVAPMPTASTSQILGNNECFEPYTSNIYSRRVLSGEFVVVNKHLLHDLTEMGIWTPTLKNQIIYDDGSVQKMTEIPDDLKAIYKTVWEIKQKTLVDMAVDRGCYIDQSQSLNVHMEQPNFGKLTSLHFHAWSKGLKTGMYYLRTRAAADAIKFTVDTTLLKENGVANGKPAEEDVEAKMAQMVCSLNNREECLACGS, from the exons ATGTACGTGGTGAAGCGGGACGGGCGGCAGGAGGCGGTGCACTTCGACAAGATCACGGCGCGCCTCAAGAAGCTCAGCTACGGCCTCAGCCAGGACCACTGCGACCCCGTGCTCGTCGCGCAGAAGGTCTGCTTGGGGGTCTACAAGGGCGTCACCACCAGCCAGCTCGACGAGCTCGCAGCCGAGACCGCCGCGGCCATGACCGCCTCCCACCCGGACTATGCCTCG CTGGCGGCGAGGATTGCTGTGTCGAACCTGCACAAGAACACCAAGAAGTCCTTCTCGGAGAC GATTAAGGACATGTACATGCACTTCAACGAGAGATCTGGGCTGATGGCCCCTCTGGTCGCTGACGATGTTTATGAAATCATCATGAAG AATGCTGCTCGCTTGGACAGTGAGATAATTTATGATAGGGACTTTGATTATGACTACTTTGGCTTCAAGACTCTTGAGAGGTCTTACCTCTTGAAGCTTGCGGGGAAGGTTGTTGAAAGGCCACAACACATGCTAATGAGGGTTTCTGTGGGGATACACAAGGAAGACATTGAGTCTGCCATCAAGACATACCATCTCATGTCTCAGCGCTGGTTTACACATGCCTCACCAACGCTTTTCAATGCTGGCACACCAAGGCCCCAA TTAAGCAGCTGTTTCCTTATCTGCATGAAAGATGACAGCATTGAGGGCATTTATGATACTCTGAAGGAATGTGCTGTCATTAGCAAATCAGCTGGAGGAATTGGTGTGTCAGTTCACAATATTCGTGCTACTGGGAGTTACATTCGAGGAACAAATGGAACATCCAATGGGATTGTACCTATGTTACGTGTCTTCAATGATACTGCTCGTTATGTTGATCAAGGAGGTGGAAAAAGAAAGG GTGCATTTGCTGTATACTTGGAGCCTTGGCATGCTGATATTTTTGAGTTCCTTGATCTGAGAAAGAACCATGGGAAG GAGGAACATCGTGCAAGGGATCTTTTCTATGCATTATGGGTTCCCGATCTATTCATGCAAAGGGTCCAGAATAATGGGGAATGGTCATTGTTTTGCCCTAATGAAGCTCCAGGGTTGGCTGATTGCTGGGGCGATGAGTTTGAGAATTTGTACAAGAAATACGAAAGAGAA GGCAAGGCAAAGAAAGTTGTTCCAGCACAGACCCTCTGGTTTGACATTTTGAAGGCACAGATAGAAACTGGTACACCATATATGCTTTACAAG GATACATGCAATAGGAAGAGTAACCAGCAGAATCTGGGCACAATTAAATCATCAAATTTGTGCACTGAGATAATTGAGTACACAAGCCCTTCTGAAACTGCTGTCTGCAACCTTGCATCTATTGCTTTACCACCCTTCGTAAGGGAAAAG GGTGTTCCATTAGAGTCCCATCCATCTAAGCTTGTGGGCAGCACTGATTCGAAAAATAGATATTTTGACTTTGACAAGCTTGCTGAG GTTACCTCAACTGTTACTTATAATCTCAACAAAATTATTGATATTAATTATTATCCAGTTGAGACCGCTAAGAGATCAAATATGCGGCACAGGCCAATTGGCATAGGTGTTCAAGGTTTGGCGGATACTTTCATATTACTTGGCATGCCATTCGATTCGCCTGAG GCTCAGCAGTTGAATAAGGATATTTTTGAAACAATTTACTATCATGCTCTGAAAGCTTCTGCTGAACTTGCTGCTAAAGAAGGTCCTTATGAAACATATGAAGGCAGTCCTGTCAGCAAG GGCATTCTTCAACCTGACATGTGGAACGTAGTCCCATCTAACAGATGGGATTGGCCATCTCTAAGGAGGACTATTTCTAAAGTTGGTATCAGAAATTCTCTTCTTGTTGCTCCGATGCCCACTGCTTCCACTAGTCAGATTCTTGGCAATAACGAGTGCTTTGAACCCTACACGTCTAACATATACAGTCGACGGGTTCTAAG TGGGGAGTTTGTTGTGGTTAACAAACATCTTCTTCATGATCTGACTGAAATGGGTATTTGGACCCCTACTCTGAAAAACCAGATAATATATGACGATGGTTCTGTCCAAAAGATGACAGAAATCCCAGATGATCTTAAAGCAATATACAA GACTGTGTGGGAGATCAAGCAGAAAACTTTGGTTGACATGGCGGTTGATCGTGGATGCTATATTGACCAGAGCCAGAGCCTCAATGTCCATATGGAGCAACCCAACTTTGGAAAGCTAACATCACTGCActtccatgcttggtccaag GGTCTGAAAACAGGGATGTACTATCTACGCACACGAGCAGCTGCTGATGCGATCAAGTTTACAGTTGACACAACACTTTTGAAGGAGAACGGG GTGGCTAATGGCAAGCCTGCAGAGGAAGACGTGGAAGCCAAGATGGCACAAATGGTCTGCTCTCTGAACAACCGTGAAGAGTGCCTGGCGTGCGGAAGCTAG
- the LOC120701809 gene encoding uncharacterized protein LOC120701809 yields MRSVAVRSNPIRLIQSTRISNTRSSIIFSYSGRCIGFLGALVPRPEQRLNAWPRSARPGSARNWPGSGRNKAARFENSLGPESSFVLGGPIWKQARFGLLPNHSGPDSIRISHPPDPIHPDGASFPTAREARATARQATARRLGWAQAASFSSAAFSPVLLGLQPHSDLQLSEYYQNTISYEHCVLLCLLDMPACLGSSRK; encoded by the exons ATGCGCAGTGTTGCTGTCCGCTCCAATCCCATCCGCTTGATTCAGTCcacacgaatctcaaacactagAAGTTCAATAATATTTTCATATTCTGGAAGATGTATAGGATTCCTGGGGGCCCTCGTTCCCCGCCCGGAACAGAGGCTCAACGCCTGGCCTCGTTCGGCAAGGCCCGGATCGGCCCGGAACTGGCCTGGATCCGGCCGGAATAAAGCAGCCCGGTTTGAAAACAGTCTTGGGCCGGAATCGTCGTTCGTTTTGGGCGGCCCGATTTGGAAACAGGCCCGGTTCGGCCTCCTTCCCAACCATTCCGGCCCGGATTCAATCCGTATTTCACACCCTCCGGATCCAATCCATCCCGACGGCGCCTCCTTCCCGACGGCTCGCGAGGCGAGGGCGACGGCGCGccaggcgacggcgcggcggctcggCTGGGCACAGGCGGCGAGCTTCTCCTCCGCTGCCTTCTCCCCG GTTCTTCTAGG GCTACAACCACATAGTGATCTGCAACTCTCAGAGTACTACCAGAACACCATAAGTTATGAGCATTGTGTGCTCCTTTGTCTTTTGGACATGCCTGCCTGCCTTGGCAGCAGTAGAAAGTGA
- the LOC120702747 gene encoding dirigent protein 11-like, which translates to MASSVANTASSMRRRLLPLAAVVALTILAPPVVSEERVPVRLTVYVQEVLDGPGQTEKLLIKGPGPENPRVWPPYNLFGDTVVMDDLVTEGLGNDTAPIGRVYGIYMTASMTRPVYSVSFTLLLTAGPYSGSTLVMAGIDDDDMEVREHAVVGGTGALRGAEGYVLGVVTPFSPTYVVMELDVYATVPVPTTEAKAAASHLITDQ; encoded by the coding sequence atGGCCAGCTCGGTTGCAAACACTGCTAGTAgcatgcgccgccgcctcctgcccctcgccgccgtcgtggctCTGACGATCCTGGCGCCGCCGGTGGTGTCGGAAGAACGGGTCCCTGTGCGGCTGACGGTGTACGTCCAGGAAGTCCTGGACGGGCCGGGGCAGACGGAGAAGCTGCTGATTAAGGGCCCCGGCCCGGAGAACCCGAGAGTGTGGCCCCCGTACAACCTCTTCGGCGACACGGTTGTGATGGACGACCTCGTCACCGAGGGCCTCGGCAACGACACCGCGCCCATCGGCCGCGTGTACGGCATCTACATGACGGCCTCCATGACCCGCCCGGTGTACTcggtgagcttcacgctgctgcTCACCGCGGGGCCCTACAGCGGGAGCACGCTCGTGATGGCCGgcatcgacgacgacgacatggaGGTCAGGGAGCACGCCGTGGTGGGCGGGACGGGCGCGCTCCGGGGGGCCGAGGGCTACGTGCTGGGCGTGGTCACGCCATTCTCGCCCACGTACGTTGTGATGGAGCTGGACGTGTACGCGACCGTGCCGGTGCCGACGACCGAAGCCAAAGCGGCTGCCTCTCATCTCATAACCGACCAGTGA